A single uncultured Acetobacterium sp. DNA region contains:
- the larB gene encoding nickel pincer cofactor biosynthesis protein LarB, producing the protein METQEILKKVKTGEISVEEAELFFRRQPFEEMGYAKLDTHRKMRSGFAEVIFCSGKADAHLLNIFGKLYEEDGEVMGTQASHHQYEMIKAAYPEVAYDEISRIIKIEKPGKKRVGKIAVCSAGTADIPVAEEAAQTAEYFGSHVERLYDVGVAGIHRILSQLDVIQSANCVIAVAGMEGALASVIGGLVDKPVIGVPTSVGYGASLGGISALLTMINSCANGISVVNIDNGYGAGYTATQINRLGVRS; encoded by the coding sequence ATGGAAACACAGGAAATATTAAAAAAAGTAAAAACGGGAGAAATCTCTGTGGAGGAAGCAGAGCTTTTTTTTCGCCGACAGCCCTTTGAAGAAATGGGTTATGCCAAACTGGATACGCATCGAAAGATGCGGTCCGGCTTTGCCGAGGTGATCTTTTGCAGCGGCAAGGCAGATGCGCATTTGCTGAATATATTTGGAAAGCTTTATGAAGAAGATGGAGAGGTGATGGGAACCCAGGCCTCACATCATCAATATGAAATGATCAAAGCAGCTTATCCGGAGGTTGCGTACGACGAAATCTCCCGGATTATCAAAATCGAAAAACCGGGCAAGAAACGGGTCGGAAAAATTGCCGTCTGCTCAGCGGGTACTGCCGATATTCCGGTGGCCGAAGAGGCCGCTCAGACGGCTGAGTATTTTGGCTCTCATGTGGAACGACTTTATGATGTTGGCGTTGCCGGGATTCACCGGATTCTTTCCCAATTGGATGTGATCCAGAGTGCCAACTGTGTGATTGCCGTGGCTGGGATGGAAGGGGCCTTGGCTAGTGTCATTGGCGGATTGGTCGACAAGCCGGTCATCGGGGTGCCCACCTCGGTTGGCTATGGTGCCAGCCTTGGTGGTATTTCAGCGTTGCTGACGATGATCAATTCCTGTGCCAACGGAATCTCGGTGGTTAACATCGACAATGGCTATGGTGCTGGCTACACGGCCACCCAGATTAACCGTTTGGGGGTGCGATCATGA
- the larC gene encoding nickel pincer cofactor biosynthesis protein LarC: MSQTLYLECYSGISGDMTVAALLDLGADQRVLDSALKSLPITGFETIISRVKKAGLDVCDFQVILDHDNHDHDMTYLHGDHHHHHGDEQGYSDNVSELTHHHDHQEKKSHSHANRGLSEIVEIINQAQLTDHAKELAIRIFSIIADAEAKAHGVGRERVHFHEVGAVDSIVDIVAVAVCLDNLDIREVIVPEVYEGRGFVRCQHGTIPIPVPTVTHIAASHQLNLHITSTVGELITPTGAAIVAAIKTSDQLPKQFAIEKTGIGAGKRTYDRPSLLRAMLITDKTKKQDGIYKLETNIDDCGGEILGFVMERLFEAGARDVHYIPVYMKKNRPAYLLNVICTKADIETLEQIIFEETTTIGIRRIQMESIGLKRTIKSIPTSLGEAQVKVCELESGKRIYPEYASVVELCEKNKMAYQDAYHIIKKECEATEGIGELKLVELNQFELPLSS, translated from the coding sequence ATGAGCCAGACCTTATACCTGGAATGTTACTCGGGCATCAGTGGTGATATGACGGTGGCGGCGCTGCTCGATCTGGGGGCCGATCAGCGAGTGTTGGACAGTGCCCTGAAAAGCCTGCCGATCACCGGGTTTGAGACCATCATCAGCCGGGTGAAAAAGGCGGGGCTGGATGTCTGTGATTTTCAGGTCATTCTGGATCACGACAACCATGACCATGATATGACCTATCTCCATGGTGATCATCACCACCATCATGGCGATGAACAGGGCTATTCTGATAATGTTTCGGAACTGACGCATCACCATGACCATCAGGAAAAAAAGAGTCATTCACATGCTAATCGGGGCCTGTCGGAAATTGTCGAAATCATCAACCAGGCTCAGCTCACCGATCACGCCAAGGAGCTGGCCATTCGGATCTTTTCAATTATTGCCGACGCCGAAGCTAAAGCCCATGGGGTCGGGCGGGAGCGGGTGCATTTTCACGAGGTGGGCGCGGTGGACTCGATTGTGGATATTGTGGCAGTGGCTGTCTGTCTGGACAATCTGGACATCCGGGAGGTGATTGTGCCGGAAGTTTATGAAGGCCGGGGCTTTGTCCGCTGTCAGCATGGCACCATCCCCATTCCTGTACCGACCGTGACCCATATCGCCGCCAGTCATCAGTTGAATTTACATATTACCAGTACGGTCGGGGAGCTGATTACCCCAACCGGGGCGGCGATTGTAGCGGCCATTAAAACCAGCGATCAGTTGCCCAAGCAGTTTGCTATTGAAAAAACTGGCATCGGCGCCGGCAAACGAACCTACGACCGGCCCAGCCTGCTGCGGGCGATGCTGATCACTGATAAAACAAAAAAACAGGACGGTATTTATAAGTTGGAAACCAACATTGATGACTGCGGCGGTGAAATTCTGGGCTTTGTCATGGAGCGGCTGTTTGAAGCTGGTGCAAGAGATGTCCATTATATCCCGGTTTATATGAAGAAAAACCGGCCCGCCTATCTGCTCAATGTGATCTGTACCAAAGCCGATATTGAAACCTTGGAACAGATTATTTTTGAGGAAACTACCACCATCGGAATCAGACGGATTCAGATGGAAAGCATCGGCTTAAAGCGAACCATCAAAAGCATTCCCACCAGTCTGGGGGAAGCCCAGGTCAAGGTTTGCGAGCTGGAATCCGGCAAACGGATTTATCCCGAATATGCCAGTGTGGTTGAACTTTGCGAAAAAAACAAAATGGCTTATCAGGATGCCTACCATATCATCAAAAAAGAGTGTGAAGCGACTGAAGGAATAGGAGAACTCAAACTAGTTGAACTCAATCAGTTTGAGTTGCCATTATCCTCGTGA
- a CDS encoding aldo/keto reductase, with protein sequence MEYRILGRTGIKVSEIGIGGEGFENRSFEDCEALIDCAMKNGINFFDVYNSNPEVRNNLGKALSKYPRDTFVIEGHLGSVWDDGQYRRSRKIKEIVPAFMDLLARMQLEYIDVGMIHYVDEKSDFDQIFHGEIIVYAQELKRQGHIKALGLSTHNPDIAMMAVDSGLIDVILFSINPAYDMLPASEDVNILFEGDTFTERTYEGIDLKREQLYQTCENAGVALTVMKGYAAGVLFSEEESPFGKALTPVQCLHYALTRPAVASVMVGVSSQEQILAAVAYGKASDTEKDYSEVLANAPDTSFRGHCMYCGHCAPCTKKIDIAAVNKYLDLALIQDAVPETLKNHYELLNHHAGECIECGECMKNCPFGVEIIKKMKQAVGVFGE encoded by the coding sequence TTGGAATATCGAATTTTAGGACGAACTGGAATCAAAGTCAGTGAAATTGGCATCGGCGGCGAAGGCTTTGAGAATCGCAGTTTTGAAGATTGTGAAGCCCTGATTGATTGTGCCATGAAAAACGGCATCAATTTTTTTGATGTTTACAATTCCAATCCTGAGGTCAGAAATAATTTGGGTAAGGCCCTAAGCAAGTATCCACGAGATACCTTTGTCATCGAAGGACATCTTGGTTCAGTTTGGGATGACGGCCAATACCGGCGCAGCCGAAAAATTAAAGAAATTGTTCCGGCCTTTATGGACTTGCTGGCAAGAATGCAGCTGGAATATATCGATGTCGGGATGATCCACTATGTGGATGAAAAAAGCGATTTCGATCAGATTTTTCATGGCGAGATCATTGTCTATGCTCAGGAACTGAAACGACAGGGGCACATCAAAGCCTTGGGTCTATCCACCCATAATCCCGATATTGCCATGATGGCAGTGGATTCGGGACTGATTGATGTGATCTTGTTCAGCATCAATCCGGCCTATGATATGCTGCCGGCCAGTGAAGATGTGAACATTCTCTTTGAAGGCGATACCTTTACTGAGCGGACCTACGAAGGCATTGATCTCAAACGGGAGCAGCTCTATCAGACCTGTGAAAATGCCGGGGTCGCCCTCACTGTCATGAAGGGTTATGCCGCCGGGGTGTTATTCAGTGAGGAAGAGTCGCCTTTTGGAAAGGCTCTGACACCGGTGCAATGCCTCCATTACGCATTAACCCGGCCGGCGGTGGCTTCCGTGATGGTAGGGGTATCCAGTCAGGAACAGATATTAGCGGCCGTTGCCTATGGAAAAGCCAGTGATACCGAAAAAGACTATAGTGAAGTGCTGGCAAACGCCCCTGACACTTCATTCCGAGGCCATTGCATGTATTGCGGTCACTGTGCCCCCTGCACAAAAAAGATTGATATCGCTGCGGTGAATAAATATCTGGATCTGGCCTTGATTCAAGACGCCGTTCCGGAGACTCTCAAAAATCATTATGAATTACTCAACCACCATGCCGGGGAATGTATTGAATGCGGTGAGTGTATGAAAAATTGCCCTTTTGGAGTGGAGATTATAAAGAAGATGAAGCAGGCCGTTGGGGTTTTTGGGGAATAA
- a CDS encoding MerR family transcriptional regulator: MIYTVGEAAKQINVAPSTLRYYDKEGLLPFLERSGSGIRMFRDEDMSWLKMIDCLKKTGMSIKGIKHFMDCCMEGDTTIDDRLAIMGSQRDSVIQQMQEMQEMLDMLNFKCWYYQTAKDAGTCSIFDTMALEDFPEHYRKFIDPAKKNH, encoded by the coding sequence ATGATTTATACCGTCGGCGAAGCCGCCAAGCAAATTAATGTGGCGCCTTCGACATTAAGATATTATGATAAAGAGGGATTATTGCCTTTTCTTGAGCGATCTGGCAGCGGGATTAGAATGTTCAGAGATGAAGATATGTCCTGGTTAAAAATGATCGATTGTCTAAAGAAAACCGGGATGTCCATCAAGGGCATCAAACATTTCATGGACTGCTGTATGGAAGGGGATACCACCATTGATGACCGTCTGGCGATTATGGGATCACAGCGGGATTCCGTCATCCAACAAATGCAAGAAATGCAGGAGATGCTTGATATGCTCAATTTTAAATGCTGGTATTATCAAACCGCAAAAGATGCGGGCACCTGCTCCATTTTTGATACAATGGCGCTTGAAGACTTCCCCGAGCATTACCGAAAATTCATCGACCCTGCCAAAAAGAATCATTAA
- a CDS encoding DapH/DapD/GlmU-related protein, which translates to MDINNFLEQLNRGTVVEGGSEVHLMMHAISQEALKLTTDLNGSYHPPEEIREIFSRLMRKPVDETFGLFPPFSTDCGKNIHVGKNVFINSGCRFQDQGGIFIGDGVLIGHNVVLATLNHDSNPQKRGDMYPAPIRIGNNVWIGAQVTVLPGVTIGDGAIVAAGAVVTRDVQANVIVGGVPAKIIKKIEVNQK; encoded by the coding sequence ATGGATATTAATAATTTTCTGGAACAGTTGAATCGGGGAACGGTGGTTGAAGGTGGCTCGGAAGTGCACCTGATGATGCATGCCATCTCCCAGGAAGCACTGAAACTGACAACTGACCTCAATGGCAGCTATCATCCGCCGGAAGAAATCCGCGAAATTTTTTCCCGATTGATGAGAAAACCAGTAGACGAAACTTTTGGATTGTTTCCGCCATTTTCTACCGATTGTGGTAAAAATATTCACGTCGGCAAAAATGTGTTTATCAATTCAGGTTGCCGTTTTCAGGATCAGGGCGGCATCTTTATTGGGGATGGTGTTCTCATCGGCCATAATGTGGTGTTAGCTACCCTCAACCACGATAGTAATCCGCAAAAACGCGGCGATATGTATCCAGCTCCGATCCGAATTGGGAATAATGTCTGGATTGGTGCCCAGGTCACGGTGCTTCCCGGGGTTACCATTGGTGATGGCGCCATTGTTGCGGCCGGAGCGGTGGTAACCAGAGATGTGCAGGCTAATGTGATTGTCGGTGGAGTCCCGGCCAAGATCATCAAAAAGATTGAAGTTAATCAGAAATAA
- a CDS encoding alpha/beta hydrolase, whose product MNLNNKKRNYVDESGMNKKTFTVSEKVTIEKVTFNNRYGITIAADMYRSKEFDQTRKYPAIIVGTPFGGVKEQGAGIYAQEMAQRGFVAIAFDESYNGESSGEPRRISSPDIFTEDFSAAVDYIGTRPYVDRSRIGVIGICGSGGFACTAAQVDSRIKEVATVSMYDMSRVIRNGWQDSMTDAERKQALEQLSEQRWKDVESGTPALTPTYPDQPMDEMPAGLDPISSEFFGYYGMKRGFHPNAKGAFTVTSAMSFMNFPLLNYINTISPRPILFIIGEHANSRYFSEDAYKMAAEPKELYVVSEAGHVDLYDRTELIPFDKLESFFIESL is encoded by the coding sequence ATGAATTTAAATAACAAAAAGAGAAATTATGTGGATGAAAGTGGTATGAACAAAAAGACTTTTACCGTTAGTGAAAAGGTAACAATTGAAAAGGTCACCTTTAACAACCGCTACGGGATTACGATTGCGGCAGATATGTACCGATCGAAAGAATTTGATCAAACCAGAAAATATCCGGCAATTATCGTCGGGACCCCTTTTGGTGGCGTTAAGGAGCAGGGGGCAGGGATTTATGCTCAAGAAATGGCACAGCGTGGTTTTGTAGCCATCGCTTTTGATGAATCCTACAACGGCGAAAGCAGCGGAGAGCCCCGCCGGATTTCATCGCCGGATATCTTTACTGAAGATTTCAGTGCGGCTGTGGACTACATCGGTACCCGACCTTATGTGGACAGAAGCCGGATTGGCGTCATTGGAATTTGCGGCAGCGGTGGTTTCGCCTGCACGGCGGCTCAGGTTGACAGTCGGATTAAAGAGGTTGCAACTGTAAGTATGTACGATATGAGCAGAGTGATACGTAATGGATGGCAGGACTCAATGACGGATGCTGAACGCAAACAAGCCCTTGAGCAGCTCAGTGAACAACGCTGGAAAGATGTTGAAAGTGGAACACCGGCGTTAACACCCACTTATCCGGATCAACCAATGGATGAGATGCCAGCGGGATTGGATCCCATTTCCAGTGAATTCTTTGGTTATTATGGAATGAAGCGTGGATTTCATCCTAATGCCAAAGGCGCATTTACGGTTACCAGTGCGATGTCATTTATGAATTTTCCACTGCTGAACTACATCAACACGATCTCACCAAGGCCAATTTTGTTTATAATTGGGGAACATGCCAACTCCCGATATTTTAGTGAAGATGCCTATAAAATGGCGGCGGAACCGAAAGAATTGTATGTCGTTTCAGAGGCTGGGCATGTCGATCTTTATGATCGAACAGAGCTAATTCCATTTGATAAATTAGAATCCTTTTTTATAGAAAGTTTATAG
- a CDS encoding cyclophilin-like fold protein: protein MKKIFLILGLLTLCLCLVACDSGQTQKSESVNQENTATVSDPETTEEKVAVNLPAMNNIKITVNGQEFSATLYDNQTTQNFVKKLPLTIDMSELNGNEKFYYLEEPLPVAAEQIGEIRAGDLMLYGDDCLVLFYENFSSAYRYTRIGAIENAEGLAEAVGDGAVKIAFSLSGDQSAGE from the coding sequence ATGAAAAAGATATTTTTAATTTTGGGTTTATTGACCTTGTGCTTGTGTTTGGTGGCCTGCGATAGTGGGCAAACCCAGAAAAGCGAGTCGGTTAATCAAGAAAATACAGCGACAGTTAGTGATCCGGAAACAACTGAAGAAAAAGTGGCGGTAAATCTACCAGCGATGAATAATATAAAGATAACAGTAAATGGCCAGGAATTTTCAGCGACGCTTTATGATAATCAGACAACCCAGAATTTCGTCAAAAAACTGCCGTTGACCATTGACATGAGTGAACTCAACGGCAATGAAAAGTTTTATTATTTGGAGGAGCCTTTACCTGTAGCAGCTGAACAGATTGGAGAAATCCGAGCGGGTGATCTGATGCTGTATGGTGATGATTGTCTTGTTTTATTCTATGAAAATTTTTCAAGCGCTTATCGTTATACCCGAATCGGAGCTATTGAAAATGCAGAAGGGTTAGCCGAAGCGGTTGGGGATGGAGCGGTTAAAATTGCGTTCAGTTTATCTGGCGATCAATCGGCGGGAGAATAA
- a CDS encoding flavodoxin family protein: protein MKLTVITGSPHKKGTTALLADKFIEGAKEAGHEVIRFDAAFENVKPCLACEYCASHDGECIHKDTMNDLSKQLVETELIVFVTPLYYFGMSAQIKAVIDRFHASNAKIVGNKKAMLLAAAYGADDWTMEGLEKTYESMLRFLAWEDAGKLMAIGCPVRELLGQTDYPQQAYEMGKKL from the coding sequence ATGAAATTAACCGTGATTACAGGAAGTCCTCATAAAAAAGGAACAACCGCTTTATTGGCCGATAAATTTATTGAAGGAGCAAAGGAAGCCGGACATGAGGTGATTCGCTTTGACGCTGCCTTTGAAAATGTCAAACCTTGTCTAGCCTGTGAGTATTGTGCCAGCCATGATGGGGAGTGTATTCACAAAGATACAATGAATGACTTGAGCAAGCAGCTGGTGGAAACCGAACTGATTGTATTTGTTACGCCGCTTTACTATTTTGGTATGTCAGCCCAGATCAAAGCCGTCATCGACCGTTTCCATGCCAGCAATGCCAAAATTGTCGGGAATAAAAAAGCGATGCTGTTGGCGGCTGCCTATGGCGCCGATGATTGGACGATGGAAGGGTTGGAGAAAACGTACGAATCGATGTTGCGTTTTCTGGCCTGGGAAGATGCCGGAAAACTCATGGCAATTGGATGCCCGGTTCGAGAGTTGCTGGGACAAACCGATTACCCTCAGCAGGCTTATGAAATGGGAAAAAAATTATAA
- the dmpI gene encoding 4-oxalocrotonate tautomerase DmpI: MPVITLESGKLNTDQKRQLVKEFTDTAAKVMQIPEQAFFVFLKENEMENIGVGGALLSERQS, translated from the coding sequence ATGCCAGTGATTACATTAGAATCAGGAAAACTGAATACGGATCAAAAGAGACAATTGGTCAAAGAATTTACCGATACCGCCGCAAAAGTAATGCAAATACCGGAACAGGCCTTTTTCGTCTTCTTGAAGGAAAATGAAATGGAGAATATCGGAGTTGGCGGGGCGCTTCTGTCTGAACGACAGTCCTAA
- a CDS encoding MerR family transcriptional regulator, with product MTIKEAAERTGISIDNLRYYERIGLFPEIPRNSSGMRDYDEMSLNWIDFAMRFKRGGMSLEAIREYIQLALRGEATKPARKEILLDAKKDLEKKMAEILESLDVINYKLDTYEQKCEPITMDMVNAWKEQQH from the coding sequence ATGACGATTAAGGAAGCCGCTGAAAGAACCGGCATTTCGATTGACAATTTGCGTTATTACGAGCGGATTGGCTTGTTTCCGGAAATCCCGAGAAATTCATCTGGGATGAGGGATTATGATGAGATGTCATTGAACTGGATTGACTTTGCCATGCGCTTTAAACGCGGCGGCATGTCGCTGGAAGCTATTCGGGAATATATTCAACTGGCGCTGCGGGGAGAAGCCACAAAGCCAGCCAGAAAAGAGATCTTGCTGGACGCAAAAAAAGACTTGGAGAAAAAAATGGCTGAAATTCTGGAAAGTCTGGATGTCATCAACTATAAACTGGATACCTACGAGCAGAAATGTGAACCAATTACGATGGACATGGTGAATGCCTGGAAAGAACAGCAGCATTAA
- a CDS encoding aldo/keto reductase: MIYQDFKDKKLSALGFGGMRLPTIGEGYFAPVNQEEAAKMVDVAIKNGVNYFDTAYAYHGGDSERAMGEILKNYSRDSFYLASKFPGYEVRESWDAKAQFEEQLEKCGVDYFDFYLIHNVYERNIDVYFDERWGIVEYLIEQKKKGRIKHLGFSTHGLKPTIERFLGRYGEDMEFCQIQLNYLDWKLQKANEVYEMLVEKNIPIWVMEPVRGGALANFSDDQTKKLRELRPDESSAAWAFRFLQGLSGIKMILSGMSNMEQLKDNLKTFEDLKPLTEKELVVVEEIRDGMLTMLPCTGCKYCCAECPQELDIPTLLHHYNDHKFQPGFIAPMAIAGMDEEKRPGSCIECGQCKQVCPQNIDIPTALRDFQKMLDEAPAW, from the coding sequence ATGATTTATCAGGATTTTAAAGACAAAAAACTGTCAGCTCTGGGTTTTGGGGGGATGCGATTACCCACCATCGGTGAAGGCTATTTTGCCCCGGTTAATCAGGAAGAAGCGGCCAAGATGGTCGATGTTGCCATCAAGAACGGGGTGAACTACTTTGATACCGCCTATGCCTATCATGGTGGTGACTCGGAACGGGCGATGGGAGAAATTCTTAAAAATTATTCCCGGGACAGTTTCTATCTGGCCAGCAAGTTCCCCGGCTATGAGGTTCGGGAAAGCTGGGATGCGAAAGCTCAGTTTGAAGAGCAATTGGAAAAATGCGGCGTCGATTATTTTGACTTTTATCTGATCCATAACGTTTATGAGCGAAACATCGATGTTTATTTTGACGAACGTTGGGGCATTGTTGAATATCTGATTGAGCAGAAGAAAAAAGGCCGCATTAAACATCTGGGTTTCTCGACCCATGGTCTCAAACCAACCATTGAGCGTTTCCTTGGGCGCTACGGGGAAGATATGGAATTCTGCCAGATTCAGCTCAATTATCTGGACTGGAAGCTACAGAAAGCGAATGAAGTTTATGAAATGCTGGTCGAAAAAAACATACCAATTTGGGTGATGGAACCAGTGCGAGGCGGAGCTCTGGCCAACTTTTCCGACGACCAGACTAAAAAACTGCGTGAACTACGGCCAGATGAAAGCAGCGCTGCCTGGGCTTTCCGTTTTCTGCAGGGGCTTTCTGGCATCAAGATGATTTTATCCGGGATGTCAAACATGGAACAGCTGAAGGACAACCTGAAAACCTTTGAGGATTTAAAACCTCTGACTGAAAAAGAACTGGTGGTGGTTGAGGAAATTAGAGACGGCATGTTGACGATGCTGCCCTGTACCGGCTGTAAATACTGCTGTGCGGAATGTCCGCAAGAGCTGGACATTCCAACACTGTTGCATCATTACAATGACCACAAATTCCAGCCGGGCTTCATCGCACCAATGGCCATTGCCGGAATGGACGAGGAAAAGCGACCGGGTTCCTGCATTGAATGTGGCCAATGCAAACAGGTCTGCCCGCAAAATATTGATATCCCCACAGCTTTGAGAGATTTCCAGAAAATGCTTGATGAAGCACCGGCCTGGTAA
- a CDS encoding flavodoxin yields MSKELVAYFSASGVTAQVAKTLAEAVNADIYQIKPAVPYTPADLNWRDKKSRSTLEMEDPTSRPELEDKNTDVENYDVIFLGFPIWWYVAPHLVNTFLETYDFSNKTIVLFATSGGSGFGKTIKNLKDSVSAITTIKEGRLLNKRMSPDELATWVKQLEL; encoded by the coding sequence ATGAGTAAAGAATTAGTCGCCTATTTTTCAGCCAGCGGTGTAACTGCACAGGTTGCCAAGACATTGGCAGAGGCTGTCAACGCGGATATTTATCAAATTAAACCGGCAGTACCCTATACACCGGCGGATTTAAACTGGAGGGATAAAAAGAGCCGCAGTACCTTGGAAATGGAAGATCCGACCTCACGACCGGAGCTAGAGGATAAGAATACGGATGTAGAAAATTATGACGTTATTTTCCTGGGGTTTCCCATTTGGTGGTATGTCGCACCGCATCTCGTTAACACTTTTCTGGAGACTTACGATTTTTCGAACAAGACCATTGTGCTGTTTGCAACTTCCGGCGGCAGCGGCTTTGGAAAAACCATTAAAAACCTGAAAGATAGTGTTTCAGCAATAACAACCATTAAAGAAGGCAGACTGCTTAATAAAAGAATGTCACCAGATGAGCTGGCCACATGGGTTAAGCAACTGGAGTTATAA